A genomic region of Pseudomonas frederiksbergensis contains the following coding sequences:
- the thiE gene encoding thiamine phosphate synthase, translating to MKLRGLYAITDSQLLAGKFLPYVEAALDGGVTLLQYRDKSSDEARRLREAQALYDLCGRYKTQLIINDDAELAARLGVGVHLGQTDGPLTPARSLLGRQAIIGSTCHAQLELAEQAAKEGASYVAFGRFFNSNTKPGAPTASLELLDQARSKLHLPICAIGGITLDNAAPLVAHGVDLLAVVHGLFGAENTQEVTRRARAFNDLFKA from the coding sequence ATGAAATTACGTGGCCTGTACGCCATTACCGACAGTCAGTTGCTGGCCGGCAAGTTCCTGCCTTACGTGGAGGCCGCGCTGGACGGCGGCGTCACGCTGCTGCAGTACCGCGACAAAAGCAGCGACGAGGCCCGCCGACTGCGTGAGGCGCAAGCCCTGTATGACCTGTGCGGACGCTACAAGACCCAGCTGATTATCAATGACGACGCCGAACTGGCCGCGCGCCTGGGCGTCGGCGTACACCTGGGGCAGACCGATGGCCCGTTGACCCCGGCCCGCTCGCTGCTGGGTCGCCAGGCAATTATTGGTTCGACCTGCCACGCGCAACTCGAACTCGCCGAACAAGCGGCCAAAGAAGGTGCCAGTTACGTTGCCTTCGGCCGCTTCTTCAACTCCAACACCAAGCCCGGCGCACCGACCGCAAGCCTCGAACTGCTCGACCAGGCCCGCAGCAAACTGCACCTGCCGATCTGCGCGATCGGCGGCATCACCCTCGACAATGCCGCCCCGCTGGTGGCCCACGGGGTTGATCTGCTGGCCGTGGTTCATGGACTGTTTGGTGCCGAAAACACTCAAGAAGTGACGCGCCGTGCCCGCGCCTTCAACGACTTGTTCAAAGCTTAA
- the ybeY gene encoding rRNA maturation RNase YbeY — translation MLELDLQLESRGTAPSEAEFRQWCELALRQRTADSELTIRLVDEEEGRELNYTWRQKDYATNVLSFPADVPDELLDIPLLGDLVICVAVVEREAAEQGKELKAHWAHLVIHGCLHLLGYDHIDDDEAEEMEALERTLLAELGHPDPYADDETETSPIVTTKDSE, via the coding sequence ATGCTTGAGCTTGATCTGCAGCTTGAAAGCCGGGGAACTGCCCCAAGCGAAGCCGAATTCCGTCAATGGTGCGAACTGGCCCTGCGTCAGCGCACCGCCGACTCCGAATTGACCATTCGCCTGGTCGACGAGGAAGAAGGCCGCGAGCTGAACTACACCTGGCGTCAAAAGGATTACGCAACCAATGTGTTGTCGTTCCCTGCCGATGTGCCCGACGAGTTGCTGGACATCCCGTTGCTGGGCGATCTGGTGATCTGCGTGGCCGTGGTCGAGCGCGAAGCTGCCGAACAAGGCAAGGAATTGAAGGCCCATTGGGCTCATCTGGTCATTCACGGCTGCTTGCATCTGCTTGGTTACGACCATATAGATGACGACGAAGCCGAAGAAATGGAAGCACTGGAACGAACGTTGCTTGCAGAGTTGGGTCATCCTGACCCTTATGCGGACGACGAAACCGAAACATCCCCTATCGTTACAACAAAGGATTCAGAGTAA
- a CDS encoding tetratricopeptide repeat protein produces the protein MNRTGRALALGCLLLLQPLLAHAQAGGNSLLIPAMGRCTLNTQPEDLKEALAACQKASDAGDAEAQYELGEFYYDGKRVPRDLNQALSYFEKASLQGHAQAQFKLGIMFFHGEGVPANNVQAYIVLKMAAVNGAEDALDTADEVAEHMQRDELEVATQVLGQIFRKYLMELQSADGRTPFSPLP, from the coding sequence ATGAACCGCACCGGCCGCGCCCTTGCACTGGGCTGCCTGTTGCTCCTTCAGCCCCTGCTCGCGCATGCACAAGCAGGCGGCAACTCGTTGTTGATCCCAGCGATGGGTCGTTGCACCCTCAATACCCAGCCTGAAGACCTGAAGGAGGCTCTCGCCGCCTGCCAGAAAGCGTCGGACGCCGGGGATGCGGAAGCACAATACGAGTTGGGCGAGTTCTACTACGACGGCAAACGCGTGCCGCGCGACCTCAATCAAGCCCTGAGTTACTTCGAAAAAGCTTCGCTGCAAGGCCACGCTCAGGCGCAATTCAAACTCGGCATCATGTTCTTCCATGGCGAAGGCGTGCCGGCCAATAACGTTCAGGCGTATATCGTGCTGAAAATGGCCGCGGTCAACGGTGCGGAAGATGCGCTGGACACCGCCGACGAAGTTGCCGAGCACATGCAACGCGATGAACTGGAAGTCGCTACCCAGGTGCTAGGGCAAATTTTCCGTAAATACCTGATGGAACTGCAAAGCGCGGACGGGCGCACACCTTTCTCGCCATTGCCTTAA
- the hemL gene encoding glutamate-1-semialdehyde 2,1-aminomutase, with protein sequence MSRSETLFANAQKHIPGGVNSPVRAFKSVGGTPLFFKHAEGAYVTDEDDKRYVDYVGSWGPMILGHSHPDVLDAVRKQLEHGLSYGAPTAMETEMADLVCSIVPSMEMVRMVSSGTEATMSAIRLARGFTGRDSIIKFEGCYHGHSDSLLVKAGSGLLTQGVPSSAGVPAAFAKHTLTLPFNDIDAVEKMLADVGQEVACIIVEPVAGNMNCVPPAPGFLEGLRTLCDKHGVVLIFDEVMTGFRVALGGAQAYYGVTPDLSTFGKIIGGGMPVGCFGGKREIMSHIAPLGPVYQAGTLSGNPLAMAAGLTTLRLISRPGFHAELSEYTSRLLDGLQQRADAAGVPFVTTQAGGMFGLYFSGADDIVTFDDVMASDANLFKRFFHLMLEGGVYLAPSAFEAGFTSIAHGEAELKLTLDAAERAFAALK encoded by the coding sequence ATGTCTCGTTCCGAAACCCTGTTTGCCAATGCCCAGAAACACATTCCCGGCGGCGTGAACTCGCCTGTTCGTGCATTCAAGAGCGTCGGCGGCACGCCGCTGTTCTTCAAGCACGCCGAAGGCGCCTACGTGACAGACGAAGACGACAAGCGCTATGTCGATTACGTCGGCTCCTGGGGCCCGATGATTCTCGGTCACAGCCACCCGGACGTGCTGGACGCAGTGCGCAAGCAGCTTGAACATGGCCTGTCCTACGGTGCCCCGACGGCGATGGAAACCGAGATGGCCGACCTGGTCTGCTCGATCGTGCCGTCAATGGAAATGGTCCGCATGGTCAGCTCCGGCACCGAGGCGACCATGAGCGCGATTCGCCTGGCCCGTGGTTTCACCGGCCGCGACAGCATCATCAAGTTCGAAGGTTGCTACCACGGTCACTCCGACAGCCTGTTGGTGAAAGCCGGTTCCGGCCTGCTGACCCAAGGCGTGCCGAGCTCTGCCGGGGTTCCTGCCGCCTTCGCCAAACACACCCTGACGCTGCCATTCAACGACATCGACGCCGTTGAAAAAATGCTTGCCGACGTCGGCCAGGAAGTGGCGTGCATCATCGTCGAGCCAGTGGCTGGCAACATGAACTGCGTGCCGCCAGCGCCAGGTTTCCTCGAAGGCCTGCGCACCCTGTGTGACAAACACGGCGTAGTGCTGATTTTCGACGAAGTGATGACCGGCTTCCGCGTGGCACTGGGTGGGGCCCAGGCGTATTACGGCGTGACCCCGGACCTGAGCACCTTCGGCAAGATCATCGGTGGCGGCATGCCCGTCGGCTGCTTCGGCGGCAAACGCGAAATCATGTCGCACATCGCACCACTGGGCCCGGTTTACCAGGCAGGCACCCTGTCGGGTAACCCGCTGGCCATGGCCGCCGGCCTGACCACCCTGCGCCTGATCAGTCGTCCAGGCTTCCACGCCGAACTCAGCGAGTACACCAGCCGCCTGCTCGATGGCCTGCAACAGCGAGCCGACGCTGCCGGCGTCCCTTTCGTGACCACCCAGGCCGGCGGCATGTTTGGCCTGTACTTCAGCGGCGCCGACGACATCGTGACCTTCGATGACGTGATGGCCAGTGATGCCAACCTGTTCAAACGCTTCTTCCACCTGATGCTCGAAGGTGGCGTATATCTGGCACCAAGCGCCTTCGAAGCCGGTTTCACCTCGATCGCTCACGGCGAAGCCGAGCTGAAACTGACGCTGGACGCCGCTGAACGTGCATTCGCTGCGTTGAAGTAA
- the miaB gene encoding tRNA (N6-isopentenyl adenosine(37)-C2)-methylthiotransferase MiaB — MAKKLYIETHGCQMNEYDSSRMVDLLGEHQALEVTVRAEDADVILLNTCSIRERAQDRVYSQLGRWRELKLANPEMVIAVGGCVASQEGAAIRDRAPYVDVVFGPQTLHRLPEMIDAARITKLPQVDVSFPEIEKFDHLPEPRIDGPSAYVSVMEGCSKYCTFCVVPYTRGEEVSRPFDDVIAEIIHLAENGVREVTLLGQNVNGYRGLTHDGRLADLAELIRVVAAVDGIERIRYTTSHPLEFSDSLIQAHADVPELVKHLHLPVQSGSDRILAAMKRNHTALEYKSKLRKLRAAVPGICISSDFIVGFPGETEKDFEQTMKLIEDVGFDFSYSFVYSQRPGTPAADLADETPEELKKERLNALQHRLNQQGFEISRQMVGSTQRILVTDYSKKDPGELQGRTENNRIVNFRCDNPTLIGQFADVHIDAAQPHSLRGSLIL, encoded by the coding sequence ATGGCCAAGAAGCTCTATATCGAAACCCACGGTTGCCAGATGAACGAGTACGACAGCTCGCGCATGGTTGATCTGTTGGGCGAACATCAGGCCCTGGAAGTGACGGTTCGCGCCGAAGACGCAGATGTCATCCTGCTCAACACCTGCTCGATTCGCGAACGCGCCCAGGACCGGGTGTATTCCCAGCTTGGCCGCTGGCGCGAACTGAAGCTCGCCAACCCGGAAATGGTCATCGCCGTCGGCGGTTGCGTGGCCAGCCAGGAAGGCGCGGCGATTCGTGACCGCGCGCCCTATGTCGACGTGGTCTTCGGCCCGCAGACCCTGCACCGTCTACCGGAAATGATCGACGCCGCGCGCATTACCAAACTGCCGCAAGTCGACGTCTCGTTCCCGGAAATCGAAAAGTTCGATCACCTTCCCGAACCGCGTATCGACGGCCCAAGCGCCTATGTCTCGGTGATGGAAGGTTGCAGCAAGTACTGCACGTTCTGCGTAGTGCCGTATACCCGCGGTGAAGAAGTCAGCCGGCCATTCGACGACGTGATCGCCGAGATCATTCACCTGGCCGAGAACGGCGTGCGCGAAGTCACCTTGCTGGGGCAGAACGTCAACGGCTACCGTGGCCTGACCCACGACGGGCGCCTGGCCGATCTGGCCGAACTGATCCGCGTGGTCGCGGCCGTCGATGGCATCGAGCGTATCCGCTACACCACCTCGCACCCGCTGGAGTTCTCCGACAGCCTGATCCAGGCCCACGCCGATGTACCGGAACTGGTCAAACACCTGCATTTGCCGGTGCAGTCGGGTTCGGACCGGATTCTTGCAGCGATGAAGCGTAACCACACGGCGCTCGAATACAAATCGAAACTGCGCAAACTGCGGGCCGCCGTGCCGGGTATTTGCATCAGCTCGGACTTCATCGTCGGCTTCCCCGGCGAGACGGAAAAAGACTTCGAGCAGACCATGAAGCTGATCGAAGACGTCGGTTTCGACTTCTCCTACTCGTTCGTCTATAGCCAGCGCCCAGGCACCCCGGCTGCCGACCTGGCCGACGAAACCCCGGAAGAGCTGAAAAAAGAGCGCCTGAACGCCCTGCAACATCGTCTCAATCAACAAGGTTTCGAGATCAGCCGACAAATGGTCGGTTCGACCCAGCGGATCTTGGTGACCGATTATTCGAAAAAAGACCCCGGCGAACTGCAAGGCCGGACCGAGAATAATCGAATCGTAAACTTCCGCTGCGACAATCCGACCCTGATCGGCCAGTTCGCAGACGTGCACATCGACGCCGCACAGCCACACTCGCTGCGTGGCTCGTTGATTCTGTAA
- a CDS encoding DUF1820 family protein has product MTKREAPIYKVIFLNQGQVFEMYAKQIYQSDLWGFLEVEEFVFGERTQVVVDPSEEKLKAQFEGVVRSFVPMHSIVRIDEVERMGTPKISEARGAVGNVMPFPMPMPEK; this is encoded by the coding sequence ATGACCAAACGTGAAGCTCCAATCTACAAGGTGATTTTCCTCAACCAGGGCCAGGTGTTCGAAATGTACGCCAAGCAGATCTATCAAAGTGATCTGTGGGGCTTTCTGGAAGTGGAAGAGTTCGTCTTTGGCGAGCGCACGCAAGTGGTCGTCGATCCGAGCGAAGAAAAGCTCAAGGCTCAGTTCGAAGGCGTGGTGCGCAGTTTTGTGCCGATGCATTCGATTGTGCGCATCGACGAAGTCGAGCGTATGGGCACTCCGAAAATCAGCGAAGCCCGTGGCGCGGTCGGTAATGTCATGCCGTTTCCGATGCCGATGCCTGAGAAGTAA
- a CDS encoding hybrid sensor histidine kinase/response regulator, whose product MRYLLMLLLSLPMLAAAADFDELTQSLPLGRVMQVYEDVAGTASIADVRAQAAAGNFKAHDKDTLNAGYSHSAFWLKVDLHYRPINPDAQRTWLLELAYPPMDHIDLYLPDNTGDYRLVSRTGDTLPFASRQVRQNNYLFKLDFVPDQRETLYLRLQSEGSIQAPLTLWSSTAYLEEQPLRLYVLGLIYGVLLGMLVYNLFIYLSVRDTSYLYYIVYIASFGLYQLSVNGAADEYFWPNSPWWANAATPFFIGLAALFGSQFARSFLQTASHTRWLDRLLLVLIACSAVVVGLSLMTSYALALRLATALALVFIVVIFAAGIFAWWRGLRVARYFIIAWTAFLLGGIVNTLMVLGYLPNVFLTMYASQIGSAIEVALLSLALADRINAMREQQAQTLFDAGQKLEVLNQQLARSNQLKDEFLATLTHELRTPMNGVIGSLELMQTVELDPELEQYQQTAAGSARDMMRMVNGILTLTELQAGRLKVYPEAFSVRSVVETLQQQFAANAASKALDFKVDLAPGLPDRLYGDSAKLAQGLECLLDNAIKFTRVGGLALRVSGKFAEEGRLALSFAVIDTGIGFTDLGEATLYQRFFQLDGSMTREYGGLGVGLAICRQLVELLGGRLTHRSEPGRGSRFQLDVEFDVVNVVQPVVAQSRQVHASVRLRAPQDCTVLLVDDNSINQLVVRGMLLKLGYRVRSTDSGEAALAFLRREPFDAVLIDCPLPLLDGLSIDSQIRTLPGYAELPVLAAVVSGQGLDLERGLTDYLSKPVKFEELQATLYRRVLCPKQGESADI is encoded by the coding sequence ATGCGCTATTTGCTGATGTTGCTGTTGAGCTTGCCGATGTTGGCGGCCGCAGCCGATTTTGATGAGCTCACCCAAAGCCTCCCCTTGGGACGAGTCATGCAGGTGTACGAAGATGTTGCTGGCACTGCATCCATCGCCGATGTGCGCGCGCAAGCCGCGGCCGGCAACTTCAAGGCCCACGACAAAGACACGTTGAACGCCGGTTACTCGCATTCGGCGTTCTGGCTGAAAGTCGATCTGCACTACCGCCCGATTAACCCTGACGCTCAACGCACCTGGCTGCTGGAGTTGGCGTATCCGCCAATGGACCATATCGACCTCTATCTGCCGGACAATACCGGCGATTATCGATTGGTCAGTCGGACCGGCGATACCTTGCCCTTCGCCAGTCGTCAGGTCCGGCAAAATAACTACCTGTTCAAACTGGACTTCGTCCCCGATCAGCGCGAAACGCTGTACCTGCGCCTGCAAAGCGAGGGCTCGATCCAGGCGCCACTGACCCTTTGGTCGAGCACCGCTTATCTGGAAGAGCAGCCCTTGCGCCTCTATGTGCTCGGTCTGATTTACGGCGTACTGCTCGGGATGCTGGTCTACAACCTGTTCATCTACCTGAGCGTGCGTGACACCAGTTACCTCTATTACATCGTTTATATTGCCTCGTTCGGCCTCTATCAGCTGTCGGTCAACGGCGCGGCGGACGAGTACTTCTGGCCGAACAGTCCGTGGTGGGCCAACGCCGCGACACCGTTCTTCATCGGTTTGGCGGCGCTGTTTGGCAGCCAATTCGCCCGCAGCTTCCTGCAAACCGCCAGTCACACGCGCTGGCTCGATCGTTTGCTGCTGGTGCTGATTGCGTGCAGCGCGGTGGTGGTCGGTCTGTCGTTGATGACCAGCTATGCGCTGGCCTTGCGCTTGGCGACGGCATTGGCGCTGGTCTTCATCGTGGTGATTTTCGCCGCCGGGATCTTCGCCTGGTGGCGTGGCCTGCGGGTGGCGCGCTACTTCATCATTGCCTGGACGGCTTTTTTGTTGGGTGGCATCGTCAATACGCTGATGGTGCTCGGCTACCTGCCCAACGTATTTTTGACTATGTACGCCAGTCAGATCGGTTCGGCGATTGAAGTCGCGCTGCTGTCGCTGGCCCTCGCTGACCGGATCAACGCCATGCGCGAGCAGCAGGCGCAGACGCTGTTTGACGCCGGGCAGAAACTCGAAGTGCTGAACCAGCAACTGGCCCGCAGTAACCAACTCAAGGATGAATTTCTCGCGACGCTGACTCACGAACTGCGTACGCCGATGAACGGCGTGATTGGTTCACTGGAATTGATGCAGACCGTCGAACTCGACCCGGAGCTTGAGCAGTATCAACAAACGGCTGCCGGTTCGGCACGCGACATGATGCGCATGGTCAACGGCATTCTGACCTTGACAGAATTGCAGGCCGGCCGACTCAAGGTCTACCCCGAAGCGTTCAGCGTGCGCTCGGTGGTCGAGACCTTGCAGCAACAGTTTGCCGCCAACGCCGCGAGCAAGGCATTGGATTTCAAGGTCGATCTGGCACCCGGGCTACCTGACCGTCTGTACGGTGACAGCGCCAAGCTGGCGCAAGGTCTGGAGTGCTTGCTGGATAACGCGATCAAGTTCACCCGGGTTGGCGGGCTGGCCTTGCGGGTCAGTGGCAAGTTTGCCGAGGAGGGGCGTCTGGCGCTGTCCTTCGCGGTCATCGACACCGGCATCGGCTTCACCGATTTGGGCGAAGCCACGCTGTATCAACGGTTCTTTCAGCTCGACGGTTCGATGACTCGCGAATACGGCGGGTTGGGTGTCGGGCTGGCGATTTGTCGGCAATTGGTTGAGCTGCTTGGCGGGCGTTTGACCCATCGCTCCGAGCCCGGACGCGGTAGCCGCTTTCAGCTGGATGTCGAGTTCGACGTGGTGAATGTTGTGCAACCGGTCGTCGCTCAATCGCGCCAGGTTCACGCTAGCGTCCGTTTACGCGCACCGCAGGACTGCACGGTGTTGCTGGTCGACGATAACAGCATCAATCAGTTGGTGGTGCGTGGCATGTTGCTCAAGCTCGGCTATCGGGTTCGCAGCACCGACAGTGGTGAGGCGGCGCTGGCGTTTCTGCGTCGCGAACCGTTCGACGCGGTGCTGATCGACTGCCCGTTGCCGCTGCTCGACGGACTGTCGATCGACAGCCAGATCCGCACACTGCCAGGTTATGCCGAGTTGCCGGTGCTGGCTGCGGTAGTCTCGGGACAGGGACTGGATCTTGAGCGGGGATTGACCGATTACCTAAGCAAACCGGTGAAATTCGAAGAGTTGCAAGCGACGCTCTATCGTCGGGTGCTGTGTCCGAAACAAGGTGAAAGCGCCGATATTTAG
- a CDS encoding PhoH family protein, with translation MNAPIEPHRFILEPFEAHRFANLCGPFDEHLRLIEQRLAIVIRNRGNQFELIGELKHTTSAENLLRRLYRETKGSELSPDMVHLFLQESAVEEMDNHSPAEPSVALRTKKGMIRPRGLNQQRYVKEILANDINFGIGPAGTGKTYLAVACAVDALEREQIRRILLVRPAVEAGEKLGFLPGDLAQKIDPYLRPLYDALYEMLGFEYVAKLIERQVIEVAPLAYMRGRTLNNSFIILDESQNTTVEQMKMFLTRIGFGSTAVITGDITQIDLPKGTKSGLIHVIDVLKEVPGISFTHFKPKDVVRHPLVQRIVEAYERFENRLIDEPATLSAEKGNRHDA, from the coding sequence TTGAACGCACCCATAGAACCACATCGCTTCATCCTCGAGCCCTTTGAGGCTCACCGCTTCGCCAATCTGTGCGGGCCATTCGACGAGCATTTGCGCTTGATCGAACAGCGCCTGGCGATTGTGATCCGCAATCGCGGCAATCAGTTCGAATTGATCGGCGAACTCAAGCACACCACCTCCGCAGAAAACCTTCTGCGCCGCCTCTACCGTGAAACCAAGGGTAGCGAGCTGTCGCCAGACATGGTTCACCTGTTCCTGCAGGAATCGGCCGTGGAAGAAATGGACAACCATTCGCCCGCCGAACCCTCCGTTGCCCTGCGCACCAAAAAAGGCATGATTCGCCCTCGCGGCTTGAATCAGCAGCGCTACGTGAAGGAAATCCTGGCCAACGACATCAACTTCGGCATCGGCCCGGCCGGTACCGGCAAGACCTATCTGGCCGTTGCCTGCGCAGTCGATGCGCTGGAACGCGAACAGATCCGCCGTATCCTGCTGGTGCGTCCAGCGGTCGAGGCTGGCGAGAAACTCGGCTTCTTGCCCGGCGACCTGGCACAAAAAATCGACCCATACCTGCGCCCGCTGTATGACGCACTGTACGAAATGCTCGGTTTTGAATACGTCGCCAAGCTGATCGAACGTCAAGTGATCGAAGTCGCGCCACTGGCTTACATGCGTGGCCGTACGCTGAACAACAGCTTCATCATCCTCGACGAAAGCCAGAACACCACCGTCGAACAAATGAAGATGTTCCTGACGCGGATCGGTTTTGGCTCGACCGCGGTCATCACCGGTGACATCACCCAGATCGACCTGCCGAAGGGCACCAAGTCCGGGTTGATTCATGTGATCGACGTGCTCAAGGAAGTACCGGGCATCAGCTTTACCCACTTCAAGCCCAAAGACGTCGTGCGCCACCCGCTGGTACAGCGCATTGTCGAAGCCTATGAGCGCTTCGAAAATCGCCTGATCGACGAACCTGCGACGCTTTCCGCCGAAAAGGGCAACCGCCACGATGCTTGA
- a CDS encoding hydroxymethylpyrimidine/phosphomethylpyrimidine kinase — protein sequence MNIYSSRPVVLCLSGHDPSGGAGLQADIEALLAQGCHAAPAVTALTVQDTVNVSDFRVLDREWVLAQANAVLNDSTVAAVKLGMLGSLEMVDTVVELLQAHPHLPVVCDPVLRAGGGGRLGKDEVGYAMRERLLPLAIIATPNLPEARILAELPEGTADECAEKLLPYVKHLLITGGHGDEHEVHNRLYSRDGSRHTYTCQRLPGSYHGSGCTLASALTGRLAQGEHLASAVQSALNYTWRTLRDAEQLGKGQFVPRRLPLDFCS from the coding sequence ATGAATATCTACAGCTCTCGCCCCGTTGTCCTCTGTCTCTCCGGCCACGACCCAAGTGGTGGCGCCGGCTTGCAGGCAGATATCGAAGCCCTGCTCGCTCAGGGTTGTCATGCCGCCCCGGCAGTTACCGCGCTGACTGTGCAAGACACGGTCAACGTGAGCGACTTCCGCGTTCTCGACCGTGAGTGGGTGCTGGCACAAGCCAACGCCGTGCTCAACGACTCGACGGTCGCGGCGGTCAAGCTGGGCATGCTCGGTTCACTGGAAATGGTCGACACCGTCGTCGAACTGCTTCAGGCGCATCCGCATTTACCGGTGGTCTGTGACCCGGTGCTGCGCGCCGGCGGTGGCGGGCGACTGGGCAAGGACGAAGTGGGCTACGCCATGCGCGAGCGCCTGCTGCCATTGGCGATCATCGCCACCCCTAACCTCCCGGAAGCACGCATCCTTGCCGAACTGCCCGAAGGCACGGCCGATGAATGCGCAGAAAAACTCCTGCCTTACGTCAAACACCTGCTGATCACCGGCGGTCATGGCGACGAACACGAAGTGCACAACCGCCTGTACAGCCGCGACGGCAGCCGCCATACCTACACCTGCCAGCGGTTGCCCGGCAGTTATCACGGTTCGGGCTGCACCTTGGCCAGCGCTCTGACCGGACGTCTGGCCCAAGGCGAACACCTCGCCAGCGCGGTACAGTCGGCGCTCAATTACACCTGGCGCACCCTGCGAGACGCCGAACAACTCGGCAAAGGCCAGTTCGTACCGCGCCGTCTGCCGCTGGACTTTTGCTCGTAA
- a CDS encoding HlyC/CorC family transporter — MSEDRSSNGQKSWLGKLTQAFAHEPKNRQELLELLRDAHQNKLLDSEALAIVEGAIQVADLQVRDIMVPRSQMVSIKATQTPREFLPAVVESAHSRYPVIGESHDDVMGVLLAKDLLPLILKENGDSFNIKDLLRPATFVPESKRLNVLLREFRANHNHMAIVIDEYGGVAGLVTIEDVLEQIVGDIEDEHDVEEDSYIKPLPSGDFLIKALTPIENFNEFFDSEFSDDEFDTVGGLVMSAFGHLPKRNEITEIGAYRFRILNADSRRIHLLRLTPIAR, encoded by the coding sequence ATGAGCGAAGATCGATCGAGCAACGGGCAAAAGTCCTGGCTGGGTAAACTCACCCAGGCTTTTGCCCACGAGCCGAAAAACCGTCAGGAGCTGCTGGAGCTCCTGCGTGATGCCCATCAGAACAAGTTGCTGGACAGCGAAGCGCTGGCCATCGTCGAGGGCGCCATCCAGGTCGCTGACCTGCAAGTACGCGACATCATGGTTCCGCGCTCGCAGATGGTCAGCATCAAGGCGACCCAGACACCCCGTGAATTCCTCCCGGCCGTGGTTGAGTCCGCGCACTCGCGTTATCCGGTGATCGGCGAGAGCCACGACGACGTCATGGGCGTGTTGCTGGCCAAGGATCTGCTGCCGCTGATCCTCAAGGAGAACGGCGACAGCTTCAACATCAAGGATTTGCTGCGTCCGGCCACCTTCGTGCCCGAGTCCAAGCGTCTGAACGTGTTGTTGCGCGAGTTTCGCGCCAACCATAACCACATGGCCATCGTCATCGACGAATACGGTGGCGTGGCCGGTCTGGTGACCATCGAAGACGTGCTCGAACAAATCGTCGGCGACATCGAAGACGAGCACGACGTTGAAGAAGACAGCTACATCAAGCCACTGCCCAGCGGCGACTTCCTGATCAAGGCCCTGACGCCGATCGAGAACTTCAACGAGTTCTTCGACAGCGAGTTCTCCGACGACGAGTTCGACACCGTCGGCGGCCTGGTGATGAGTGCGTTCGGGCACTTGCCAAAACGCAACGAAATCACTGAAATCGGCGCCTATCGCTTCCGCATTCTGAACGCCGACAGCCGTCGTATTCACTTGCTACGCTTGACCCCTATAGCCCGTTAA